The DNA region aagttcgagattgagatgtaatttcgattGATTTCGACTTAAAATCGGAATCGTGACATccctagtatgtgtgtgtgtgtgtgtagtaccttTATGAGCGAGTGTGAGGCAGCGCTGTCCCGTGTCCAGGGAGCTGTCCCGTGCGGGCCTGGTACATCTGCAGGCTGTCCAGGATGCTTTTGGTCATCTTGCGCACGTCCTCGTGGGTCTCTGGGTGCGAACCCACCGTCTCCAGCTGCTGCAGGCCCCCCTCGTCCAGCAACATGCTGCAGTACCGCCCCGctgcacgcacatacagacacacacaaaaacacacaaacacacaacatgagAGAAATGTGATTAAACAGTGGCATAATATACACATGGTTAAATCATTGTCAGAGGTAAAAGGTGAATTTACAAATTATATTCTTCTTATTGACTGAAGATAAGATTAAATGTTAGCATCGTGGTCATTgcacaacaaataaacaaacaagcatacgAACATACTGTATGGTATGACATACTGCAGCCACAAATACACCAGTAAAGAAAAATTGTCAGTTTTCACTGAAATTTGTTTTGTATAAGACTGTGATGACAACATCTTGCATCAACTTCCAAACAACCATCGCCAAATGCCAACACTCATTACGGCATTAAGacacacgcctacacacaccCGTGCATCTAATCTGTAATCCACCAGATTGAAaagagtgtgagtgtctgtgtgtctactgTAGACTGGGATGGTCATCATTAGAAATATGAGGTATTGTGTAACATCTATGCGTTGTGTGGCCACAGGGACTGTAGGCATGATGCTTttgaaagtctgtgtgtgtgtgtgtgtgtgtgtgtgtgtgttacgtcacatgtgagtgtgtgtgtgtgtgtgtgtgtgtcttaccattCTTGCTGCAGACATGCTGCATGGCCCAGGCTGCCCACAGCTGGACCCCAGGGGTATGGAAACACTCCAGCAGCGGGAAAAAAGGGTTAaatgacctgcacacacacaaaacaaacagtaACACTAATCTGCTACAcgtggaaataaaacaaaagaaataaacTAAAACAGCAGTTTCATTATAACTATATGAGGACACTTGTCGGAGTTCATTACCAGGAAaaagcaacatactgtatgaagGACTGACATTAGGTAAACTGAAATCAcaaacacaaccaaacacaGAATCTACACCCATCCCCCCATCTGAAGTCCACTCAGATCTTCACCAAGGTCTCACCTGTAAGCCACCATCTCACAGTCTGGAGCTGGCCACTTAACTATAGCTGCATGCTGAGGAAAGACAAATAAAAggcaattaacacacacacacacacacagacggcctGAGTTCGGCGGCGATATAGGTAACAGGAAGCTACACAAAGGCGAGTCCTttctggtgaagtgaaattgatTAACCCAATCACAGcccaggcacactcacacacacacatacacatacactcaccaaCTGCTCCAGCAGTGTGGAGCGCAGTGGTATGTCCAGGGTCCAGAGGCCCTCTCCCCGGGAGGTGAGGTGGGCCAGGATGCCCGCCGCAAAGTAGCTGACCTCCACCTCGGTGCTGTGCAGCAGCGTGCTGATGTGGCTGAGGAAGCGCTGATCCATCAGCTCCGAGTGGAGCTCCCCCACTTCTGCTATgttattctacacacacacacacgcatgcagacacgcacgcaggcagacacacacacacacacacacacacacacacacagagatgaggTCAGAAAGGCCCTGCAGAGGAGCATGTGAAGGCCAGAGCGTGTACATCTAAATTGACTGCATCGGGGCAATAGACCAGACTATTGATTTAACTGGTGTTGCAATATACGGCCGATTGATTTGACACCGATATGGTAAAAGTGCACAGTAAACATCTCATCCGACTAGTGCATAATGCTACAGACCAGATAATTGATTTGACCAGAGTATGTCTCTAAACACAGCTATGAGGGCTGAGTTTCAGTTTCACGGCCCATAAGTATACCAAATTTATATGATAGAATAACAGATATTGAAAATGATGGTTTACAAATTATAGCCATGTAGCAAACGCACCAAAGGAAGTTCAACTTACCAGTAATCCCAACACTTTCTGCTGAATAGAAGACTCTGTTGGAAAGGACTGAAAGGAAGACAATGATTCAATTGTTACTTTACTTCTGCATCTAACACACCTAAACAAATCACCCTGGGGGAAACAAGTAAAGGTCATTATGTAAATCTTATGCAAAAATGACTATCACATGCACAGGGTCATGGTAAGGCCTTTTGCAATAACTGCAGGGTAGAGAGCTAATAAGCAATACTGACATTTTGCTCTCAGGGACTGGGAAATGGGACTGCTGGACATTTCCATCCATAAGAATGCGTCCTAACAATGACCTTTGTGACTCAGACTACAGGAACTGGAAAGATTTAGGCAAGTGTCACCTCAACCACCGTTAATGTTTGTCTGTAGGCTTGTTTGTCTGTAGGCATAAACCACTGGCCTGATTTTCATGAAACTAAGTGGAAAGGCATAAGATAAgataaagataagataagataaagaTAAAGTATACTTTATTGTCCCCCGGGGGAAATATAAATAGTAGCAATGCTATTTCCTGATTCAGTATGTGGGTAGGATCATCTAGAATCTTATGTGCCTCCCTGAGCACTGACTTTTCATACAGTGACTGTAGGTAACACTGCATACCCAGGGAGACCACAACACATTTGGGACCATATTGAAATAGCAGGGCAGATCCATACATTTTGTTTCACTTTTACCAACATGCGAGTTATAGCACTTGACCTTGGCATAGGTCAGCAAACTCTGAGTGTCCTTCTAGTTTGCAATGTTTCACCTGCGCAGATGTGGTTAACCCAGATGTGGTTAACCTAATAACTAGCTGAGGACGTCAGCTTGGCGAGCTGCTTGTTGTTCACAAATATGCTGTGTGCATACATGCTCataaatgaacaaaacaaatatggttttgaacacaaaatcaagcttcggacattgccatctcagtcccttgatctaaactccatagaaaaacagtggggtgagtcaaagaggggAATGtacaagtgtggacctaggaatgggtcgatctggggagattttgtgaAGATGAACGGTCTTAGATCCCTTGCTtggtattctccaactttatggggtgtcacaggagaatattacaagctgttttattggcaaagggaggcttaagaaggtataactagcaggggtgccaatttatttatttatgagattttcctttttctcaaaataaatttgctttccttcaaggttggatttttcctatttttttccattgtgagattacaataaatcaccaacagattattttttataccggtttttagtcaactttagcagaggtgccaataattctggagggtattGTATGTGCCCATAGATGTTACCTCTAGCACTTTGATAAAAAGCTCCAGGCCTTGGTTCTCTATGAAGTGTCGGCAGGTGGTTGGGGATTCATCGGTGAGGTTCCACAGTGCGCTCAGAGTGAACTTCAGAGTGGCATCCACATTTGCCTGGGTGGTTTTCTGACGAACAATGTGCAGGAGTTGCTaaagacaaagagaggagagcaggtaCAAAGGTTGTGAATGCAGAGGACATTCCAAGATCAATAAAGTTCTTCTGACAATAAAATCCACACAATAGACAAATAGAGCGCATTCAAGTCATAAATCTGCAGTGATGCAATGATGTCTATGGAAACTTTGATCAGAGTTAATTATTGTTTTGGATTTAACAGCATACTTGTATAGTTTTGGACATACATTTCTATTTACCTTTCAGCTATTCTATGACATTGAGTAATGACAAGATCATAGCTACTCTTAAATGCTTTGCATTTACATGCggaatgtttttcacaatttgccaAACACAATAAAAATGAGGCGGTGTTTGGCTGCTGCTGGGTTTTTTCCGTTGCTGTGCTCCACTTTAGTAATTACACGCCTGTCAGTGGCGCTAGCTCTAACCTTCACAATGAAGAGCTCCGCACCCAGCTGTGCTGTCTGCTCCGTTGATAGctgcagagggagaggggggaagagagagagagagagagagagagagagagagagagagagagagaggagagaaagagagatggagggattgagagaaaaagagggagaggagagggaggagaagggggtACGGGTACAAATGAGACAGTTGGATGAAGAGAGCCattataaaatacaaaaatagtgATGCCCAATAATAGCACTGTGGACTTAGACCCCTGTCTACCTTGGCAGCCAAAATGGATATGATGGCGACAGCCATCCTCTGCATGTTCTGGTCCTCATGGTTACAGAGCCACTGCATGACCAATTTAGCTGCTTCAAATCTGGGATTAAAACACAAATGCAGTTCAGTGGACCCACAAAGATCAAGCATGCAGGCATTCAGCAGCACCTACTTATAGGCACTCTTTATAGAATGCACCCCCCAAACAGACACCCCTCAAAGTCAAACCAGTTAGGGGACTGCAGAAACAGAAGTGTTGATTCCATAGACTGACCTGTTGAAAGGGACCTCCTGCAGTATGCGATCGCTGCAGAGGGACAGCAAGCAGTTCTTCTGCAACTGCAGAGGGAAGAAACAAAATCAAGAGTCATTGTGGAGCCACACAATGGCCAATTCTACTGACAAGTCATAGCCATGACAACACCAGTTTCTGAAATGTCACAGGTTGCTCCCAAGCCAGAAATAAAACACACTAATTACTGCAATTGACTTAAAAATGACACAGCACAGCTTACTGACATCTTACAACACATAGTCAttactgtatttatttttagataAGTGTGGCCATTGAGGTCAAAGTCTGTGCCGCTGTTAATGGGGTTGTTAAGAAATAGTATTGTTACGAGAAAAAAAATCCACTAAATCCACTTCCCAAACAGAAGTTTCCCAACAGAATTAAACACGGGCAGACTGGCAGTGAAGTAATTATTTCACTAGCCGTTCCAATAAGCACCACGGTCACGTCACTTCCAATCGACAGATGCTTTAATTGAAAGCATTCTCAGCTGTGTTTCTGTGAGCGCTGAATTTAACTCGTGACCTTGCCATGGGCCCGCTAATGACTGACTGGACCAGCGAAGCTTAATCTCTCCTCTCGCAGTACAGGAGTTAATTTGACAAATGTGGGAGTACAATTCAGAACCCCTGCCAATGTCATGGTTGTTTTCTACAGTCACAGTCAGCCTCAGCTTTTTAAGGACCATTAGAGAAGGACAAGTGTTTGAGGGTGCTGCGAATTGCAAAAGCAGTTTGTAGCTTAGGAAAAGAAGGATGCAGACAACAACACTTAATCCCATTTAGTAAATTGTATTGATCAACACAGTTCtattgatttacatttacatcaacAGAGTTGTACTGATTTACATTTATCAGTTTTGATACTGCTTTTAAGTGATTTGGTGACATATCTACGCTTTTAATCAGTTTGTCAGTGTGCTGCTTGGGTATCAAACCCATGACCATGGCCTTCTGtgtgaaaaagtgaaaaagactTGCACACTGCCTTTGAACGACTCAACTTTTAATAGAAAAAAGACACAACGTTTCGATCTTACGATCTTCTTCAGGCAagtctttttcactttttcacttGTATGCCCTTTTTGATTTGGCACCTGCTGAAACACTTTTGGATGTGCGCACTTCATAGTATGCCATGGCCTTCTGTGTACCTTGTTCCACCAGCAGAATTACAGGGGCACAAAGAAGGAAACTAAGTAAAAATGTGGAAGAACAAAGAAGAACAAGTCCATGGAAGAACAAGCGGTCTGAGGACCCAGGAGGAGTGCGCTCTACCTGCTGATGGTTGGGGAAGGTCTTCATGGCCTCCAGGAGAAGCTGCGTGATGGTGCTGAGCAGCCGGACTGGCATGCCCAGAGCCAGGTCTTGCTTGGTCAGGTTAAACACGCAGGCACTGGCCGCCAGCTGCACGTtcagggtggtggggtggtTCCTCATGCCCAATGCCACCAGCTAGggcacaggagagaggagagaaaggacagagaacgacaggaagagagaggaggagagagagagagagagagagagagagagagagagagagagagagagagagagagagagagagagagagagagagagtcaaacaaaaatatttatgCAAGGAAGATTACCACACACCACCAGAAACCAGAAAGTGGATGATGACTCATTGCAATGCCAGCTGTAAAAATAGCTGGATGTGGATGGCGAGTGCAGACGCGGGGTTAGAGAATGTAGGGCGGGGAGGGAGGCAGATTTGATGTagcccctgcctgcctgcctcataCTGCTCATGTTCTGAGGTACTGGCTGCTGTACCTTGAGGATATCTGGCCGAGGTTTCTCCATGACGTGTGTGAGGCTGAAGAGGTGGAAGAGGGCCTCGCGTACAAAGCCCTCGCGCTCGCTGTAGCGCCGCAACGCCTCGCAGATCTGAGTCTCATTCGCCTCGCCCGTCACCTGCAggccaaacacacaaaaaaacacacacgcacgcacacacacacgcacgcacgcacacacacacacacttacacaattaCAAGCCTATACAATGTCATGGTAGTGGTTACAGAAGGAAGACAATGAGGACCATAATCAACTATATGGAAATAATAGTATTGACTTAGCAGCTAAGTTATTCATGCTATGCCTTTTAGCATGAACTTACATGAAAGTAGCATGCCCCTGCATATTAATACACACTGACTCACAAACAAAGTAGAAAACAGGGTTGTTAAAGTTAGGGGAAAAACTTGACATACATAATCTTTTATAGTTATGCTCAGCAGACCTCAACACATCCAAGAATATACTGCACTAATTTGGCCATCACCTCTGGGAACTGAATCTACTCTTTGCAAAGTGCTGATGGACAGGTGTGCGCTCTCAAGCTCGGTCTCAAATGTCTGTTTACACCCACTGCACTACCGAGCACCAAACTCAACAAACACAGCAAAACTGCACTTCTATTTCCCAAAGTGCACTACTAAAAAGAGCACAACTACAACCCAAGCCATTTGTTTTTCCTTTCTCATGTTTAGAGCATCCTGTGAACTTACCTTTAGAGTGCCTTCTCCAGACAGGAAGTCGGAGAATCCGGCGTCGGTGGCAAGCAGTCCCATGAACGTCATGCCGGGTCTCTCCTCCACGAAGGCCCTGACGGCAGTGTCAGTCACCTGCTTCCTTCCAGAGACGTCCAGCGAGACGAGCGCAGGGAGGATACCGGGCTTCTCCAGCAGCTGCCTTGCCACGTCCGAGGTGAACTGCTTGTCATCCGAGATGTCCAGATGCTGAAGGCCATCCAGCTAGAACAGAAATGGGAGGAACATTAAGCAGGGCTTGAtgctcatatttatttatttttccaagGAATAGTTGTACGACCAGGTTAACAAATGTAgcagcacagacaaaaaaaattggTTGCACAGTCAGTTCTAAATTGAAgaatttaaaaatttaaaaacaTAACAATTACACTAGAAGGGCACCTAGAGAACACGGAACTCAACCAAGGCCAAAGGCTTTATCGTGTGGTagagaaagtgaaactaaacttttggaactagcctggttagcatgtAGACCTTACACGTTACAACTGCCAAAGGTTCGTATGGGCATTCCCAGGCTATTTTGGAGCCACTCAAATGAGATGATTCTGCTCCTATATCTTACTGGCTCTTCCTCAGGCAATTCCACACCTATCCAGTATCTCATGACAAACTTGTATCTTCCCTTTACTCACGTCTCTCTCCATTCCCATTTCACTGGCACTTCCTTCCTCATTGGTGTTATTCTTATTCTTTTCCATTTGGTGATTTGATTTCCTTTCTGGTAGACGTTCTGAGCTATATCCAATTTGTACTCACTTCAGTAAGATTGGAACAAATGCAGTAATGTAGACAATGAGCTACAAAGTCAAAATGACCCACCCACTGAGCTGGGCAAAAAACTTTGCTTTCTAATAAATTCTGTGTTTCGCCATTTGTATCTTGTGATTTCCGTGTTTTGCCATTGGTTTAGGTGGTTTCCAGTGTCTGTGTCGCTCACCACCTAAACTGAATTGTCTGGTTCTTACTGAAAGTTTGTTATCATCCACTGCCGCCTCCAGACTTCTTATTTTCTGCTAGACAAGGTAAATAAGAGGTGGAATCGCTTCCATCTTTTCAAACCTTTTCACCTGTACTGAATGTATATTTCAAGATTTCTCAACCTTTGAACATTTAGCCATGGTTATTAGAAGTCAACAGCACATTCTTGATTTAACCATTTATAGACCCCCTAGTCACAACTCTAATTTTCTTTTGGAGTTTTCTGAATTATTGTTGATTGCACTTGTCAAATATGATGAAGTAATTGTACTGGGTGATTTTAACATACACGTTAATGCTCTagagagtagcctaggctgctaGACTgctcggtctggcattgcttcattgtggtggaagtatgctcgccctatatcgggcggaccaatcaaatcaggctttacgatgatggacaggtgagcaacagcgcctggtctatcacgccatctgagcacgcttagattaggcttatgtttgaaacaaaaacgctatggctagaaggatacatggcttttaagaccccatattgaaaattcatattatttaatgaggttgtatcactgaaaatgattatttctgaaaactttggccaaagttgagatgtgggaaaactcgtggtttcactttcatcaagggaaaacagcgctgttgcattgcgacatgttccctcgttcgtttgaaatctctgattgaccacctgttcgtgGAATTTTGCGACAGTTtttccagctgtttaacatgtttgtaggaTATCACTGTtaaaacagaattattttttttaaaacggaggggatgtaggagaagaaggatggttcgtgtgttttcttcctacacctcacggtaagctattttgttgctctgattggttaggtctatccaattgagtgcagaggcattccccccctgtatcggttgaaacacgcccataattacgtcccaatggagcagtatcagactcatattctgactagaattgagtcaAAGATCTACTGAATTAGAGATAGAATTGATGGTCTCCATTCTTCTCAGAATGTTGAGGTCTATGATACATTGAAAGATGCAGGTACAGTGGCCACTTTAAATTCATACATTTCTGTGAGTGTTTTTTATTAGATCCAATACCATCTAGTCTTTTAAAAGAATTATTGTCGGTCTTAGTTATTTTCTTCTAATTATGAACATGACACTTTGTCTAGGCTCTGTGCCATCAGCCTTTAAAACAGCCATTATTAAACCACTACTTAAAAGCACAATTTGGATCCACAAATTCTGAACAATTATAGACCAATATCTAACCTTCCTTGCATGGTCAAACTgcactatatatatacacaatatattgattggttatgggatttggcagacgctttttgTCCATGATTGATTGATAGTATTTAATAGGGAGGCACTACACTACATTGCGTAAGAGTGATGTTACTGAATGTTTGTCCTTCCATCAAATCCACTAGACAGATGTCGGCTCACTCCCATGTTACCTGGCTGAGGACGGCCAGCAGCTGTGCTGTGGTCATCTCGAGCCGCTTGAGCTGGTGCATGGTGAGGTAGCGAAGACGGGCGCGCAGCCCCAGCAGCGGCGTCAGGTTGGTGACGGACGTGCTGGAGATGTCCAGGCTCTCCAACCGCGGCAGCGTGCACACGTCGGCCAGGCCCGAGTCGTAGAAGTCCACGTGGGCCACGCTGAGCGAACGCAGGCCCTGCAGGGCGCCGAAGCAGCGCCGCGACGGCTCCTCCAGCGACGTCATGGTCAGGCCATTGAGCACCAGGCGCTGGAGGCTCTCGCGCAGCTCCTTGCTGGAGGACAGGCCGCGCACGATGTCACTGATGGTCAGGTCGGCGTTGACGTGTGAGGCGTCCAGCTCCAGGAGCCGATGTAGGCACAGGGCCCGGTGGAAGGCCTCGGCCGAGATGCGCGCTGTGCGGATGCAGGCGCGCCGCAGACGCAGCTGCTGACAGCTCCGGAAGATTCCTACCGTGTTGTCATTCAGTAACCCTGGAAGAGAGTGAAAAATGTCACTTTGTGTCACAATGAATTGTTTGTGCCACTCATAGCAGCACATATACTTATAGCAGCATTTGAATACTTGTCTCTCAGCATGCATCATGCCACACATATATTATCTAAACATATACTGTAAGTGATTACTATGTAATCACTTAAAGTGATACTATGTAATCACTTAAACATGCATTGCTGTCAGTGACTCATTCCATTTTGGCTaaccaaacaacaaacaaaacaaaacaaacaaaacacaaagacGACCATTCAACACCTCA from Alosa alosa isolate M-15738 ecotype Scorff River chromosome 9, AALO_Geno_1.1, whole genome shotgun sequence includes:
- the zyg11 gene encoding protein zyg-11 homolog gives rise to the protein MDEASPPPLTDLCLSLVSSKLELFCVKQADGSLCLRESLVFPQELADQLLCKMATEGLLNDNTVGIFRSCQQLRLRRACIRTARISAEAFHRALCLHRLLELDASHVNADLTISDIVRGLSSSKELRESLQRLVLNGLTMTSLEEPSRRCFGALQGLRSLSVAHVDFYDSGLADVCTLPRLESLDISSTSVTNLTPLLGLRARLRYLTMHQLKRLEMTTAQLLAVLSQLDGLQHLDISDDKQFTSDVARQLLEKPGILPALVSLDVSGRKQVTDTAVRAFVEERPGMTFMGLLATDAGFSDFLSGEGTLKVTGEANETQICEALRRYSEREGFVREALFHLFSLTHVMEKPRPDILKLVALGMRNHPTTLNVQLAASACVFNLTKQDLALGMPVRLLSTITQLLLEAMKTFPNHQQLQKNCLLSLCSDRILQEVPFNRFEAAKLVMQWLCNHEDQNMQRMAVAIISILAAKLSTEQTAQLGAELFIVKQLLHIVRQKTTQANVDATLKFTLSALWNLTDESPTTCRHFIENQGLELFIKVLESFPTESSIQQKVLGLLNNIAEVGELHSELMDQRFLSHISTLLHSTEVEVSYFAAGILAHLTSRGEGLWTLDIPLRSTLLEQLHAAIVKWPAPDCEMVAYRSFNPFFPLLECFHTPGVQLWAAWAMQHVCSKNAGRYCSMLLDEGGLQQLETVGSHPETHEDVRKMTKSILDSLQMYQARTGQLPGHGTALPHTRS